One window of the Pseudomonadota bacterium genome contains the following:
- a CDS encoding TRAP transporter large permease, whose product MDNSYLIIVFCLIGCLGATIPVFMSLFFTSILGFIYFTDMPILMLAQTLFRSMDNFALVVVLFFILCGNIMTSGSIVDRLIKVANAVVGFFPGGLAMAGVLACGMFGAISGSTVATVVAIGGFMIPALMDNQYDEKFSVGIMTTAPILGVIIPPSISMILYSMVSNDSLAALFMTGFVPGILIMVAMSLYSFFYCRNRDFKRSPPPTFKEVLRVLRQGFWALMLPVLIFGGIFSGVFTANEAAVVACVYAFVVELFIHKDMKLSKVKDVVVSSAVTSATLLIIVAGATAFGRYLTLEQIPSILAGIVVSKVHSAWTFLLIVNIMLLVVGMFMDIISATLILAPILLPMLPEYNISTLHFGLLMTVNLGIGYCTPPLGVSLYITGALVNRGLIYVTKAVIPFLVIQIATLMLLTYWPDVVLFLPEFFYGK is encoded by the coding sequence ATGGATAATTCTTATTTAATCATTGTTTTCTGTTTGATCGGTTGTCTGGGGGCGACCATTCCGGTCTTCATGTCCCTGTTTTTTACCAGCATTCTCGGCTTTATTTATTTTACCGACATGCCGATTCTGATGCTGGCTCAGACCCTTTTCCGAAGCATGGATAATTTCGCTCTGGTGGTGGTGCTGTTTTTTATCCTCTGCGGCAATATCATGACCTCGGGGTCGATTGTCGACCGGCTGATCAAGGTTGCCAATGCGGTGGTCGGTTTTTTTCCGGGCGGTCTGGCTATGGCCGGAGTGCTTGCCTGCGGTATGTTCGGCGCAATTTCCGGCTCCACCGTGGCGACCGTGGTTGCCATCGGCGGCTTTATGATTCCGGCCCTGATGGATAATCAGTACGATGAAAAATTCAGCGTCGGGATTATGACGACCGCGCCGATTCTGGGGGTTATCATTCCGCCCAGTATCTCGATGATTCTTTATTCCATGGTCAGCAACGACTCGCTGGCCGCCCTTTTCATGACCGGTTTCGTTCCCGGAATCCTGATTATGGTGGCGATGTCCCTGTATTCCTTCTTTTATTGTCGCAATCGTGATTTCAAACGCTCCCCGCCGCCGACTTTCAAGGAAGTGCTTCGGGTCTTGCGCCAGGGTTTCTGGGCCCTGATGTTGCCGGTGCTGATTTTCGGAGGGATCTTTTCCGGGGTCTTCACCGCCAATGAAGCCGCCGTCGTTGCCTGTGTCTACGCCTTCGTCGTCGAGCTGTTCATTCATAAGGATATGAAATTGTCCAAGGTCAAGGATGTCGTGGTTTCCTCGGCCGTGACCTCGGCGACCCTGCTGATCATCGTGGCCGGGGCGACGGCCTTTGGCCGCTATCTCACCCTGGAGCAGATTCCCTCGATTCTGGCCGGGATCGTGGTCAGCAAGGTTCACTCCGCCTGGACCTTCCTTCTGATTGTCAACATCATGCTGCTGGTGGTCGGCATGTTCATGGATATCATTTCGGCGACTTTGATATTGGCCCCGATCCTGCTGCCGATGTTGCCAGAATATAATATCAGCACCCTGCACTTCGGTCTTCTGATGACGGTTAACCTGGGGATCGGTTATTGTACGCCGCCGCTCGGTGTCAGCCTTTATATCACCGGAGCCCTGGTTAATCGGGGACTGATCTACGTAACCAAGGCAGTCATCCCTTTCCTCGTGATTCAGATAGCGACTTTGATGTTGCTGACTTACTGGCCGGACGTGGTTCTTTTCCTGCCGGAGTTCTTCTACGGAAAATGA
- a CDS encoding TRAP transporter small permease, producing MIARSFRIIDRVFSFFEEWSLFVVVMVGLISLFVNVVLRYTIHYSLAWSEELIREVIIFTTFIGCSAAIKNRSMIRIDALPQIFPVLKKPLDYFSHVCTLGYSGLIFYLGWQMAALQYSTQQKTIILQVPLVLLYAILPLMGAMMFIRTIMALWEDFTGEKV from the coding sequence ATGATCGCCAGAAGTTTCAGGATTATTGATAGAGTCTTTTCTTTTTTTGAAGAATGGAGTCTTTTTGTCGTCGTTATGGTCGGGCTGATCTCGCTCTTTGTGAATGTGGTTTTGCGTTACACGATTCACTATTCCCTGGCCTGGTCGGAAGAGCTCATTCGGGAAGTCATAATTTTTACTACCTTCATCGGTTGCTCCGCCGCGATTAAAAACCGCTCCATGATTCGCATTGATGCCCTGCCTCAGATTTTCCCCGTATTGAAGAAGCCACTCGACTATTTCAGTCATGTCTGTACCTTAGGCTACAGCGGGTTGATCTTTTATCTTGGCTGGCAGATGGCCGCATTGCAGTATTCGACTCAGCAGAAAACCATTATCCTGCAGGTTCCGCTGGTGCTTCTCTATGCCATTCTTCCGCTGATGGGCGCCATGATGTTCATTCGAACCATCATGGCCCTGTGGGAAGATTTTACGGGGGAGAAGGTCTAA